TTCCAAGACCCACGTGGAGAGTTAAAAATACTAATTTAACACCTTTAGCTTCAAGGGTACTAAGTATGTCCTTAGTGAAATGTAAACCTGCAGTAGGAGCTGCTGCTGACCCTTTTTCTTTAGAATATACAGTTTGATACCTTTCCTTTTCTTCTAAATTTTCTTTAATATATGGTGGCAAGGGCATTTCCCCTAATTCATCTAATATTTCCTCAAATATTCCATCATATTTAAGTTTAACAACCCTTGTACCATCGGTATTTATATCTAATACTTCAGCAAATAACCTATCCTTTCCAAAACTTAATTCATCTCCTGGTCTTGCTTTTTTCCCAGGTTTAACCAAAGTCTCCCAAGTATCTCCCTCAACTCGTTTAAGTAATAAAAATTCTACTTTTTCCTTTTTTCCTAATCTACTACCATATAATCTTGCAGGAATAACTCTTGTATTATTTAAAACCAAACAATCTCCTGGTTGAATATACTCAATTATATTAGAAAACTTCTTATGTCCTATATTGCCACTATTTTTATTTAAAATCATTAGCCTAGATTCTTCACGATTTTTAATAGGCCTTTGAGCAATTAACTCTTCTGGTAATTCATAAAAAAAATCTTCCTTTTTCATTAAATCATTCCTTTACTTTCTAAAAATATTCGATATTATAGTTAAAATTAAGCTAATTATTATACAGGTTACTATAGGAAAGAAAAAAGTGAAATTTCCCTTTTGGATAAATATATCTCCTGGCAATTTCCCCAAACCAAATTTCTGACCTAAAATTAAAATTCCACCTAGTACCAAAAGTATTAGTCCAATTATAATTAAAGTTCTTCCCATATAACCCATATTATCTCTCCCCGTTATAAGGTATATTAAAATGTTCATAGGCTGCCCTAGTAACAGTCCGGCCTCTAGGAGTTCTATTTATAAAACCTTGTTGAAGTAAAAAAGGCTCATATACATCTTCAACAGTAGTTTTTTCCTCTCCTGTAGATGCCGCTAAAGTATCTAGCCCAACAGGCCCACCATCAAACTTTTCTATCATACATATAATAAGCTTTCTATCTACACTATCCAAACCAATAGGATCTACTTCTAGCATTTTTAAGGCTTTATTTGCAACATCCAAGGTGATTATGCCATCCTCTACTACTTCAGCATAATCCCTCACTCTTTTTAATAGCCTATTAGCAACCCTTGGAGTTCCCCTTGATCTTTTTGCAATTTCATGGGCCCCTTCTTCATCAATTTTAACATTTAATATTTTTGCAGATCTTTCAACTATTTCTTTTAAACTTTCTATATCATATAAATCTAAATTTAATAAAACACCAAACCTATCTCTCAAAGGTGAAGTAAGTAAACCTGCCCTAGTGGTTGCCCCTATAAGAGTAAATTTTGATAAATCTAACCTTACTGATCTGGCACTTGGCCCTTTACCTATTATTATATCCAAAGCAAAAT
This region of Tissierellales bacterium genomic DNA includes:
- the ruvB gene encoding Holliday junction branch migration DNA helicase RuvB gives rise to the protein MYDEDNRIVTRSLKIEDVDNEMSLRPKWINEYIGQEKVKNKLNIFIQAAKKRNESLDHVLLYGPPGLGKTTLANIIANEMGVNIRVTSGPAIERPGDLASILTNLGEDDVLFIDEIHGLNRSVEEILYPAMEDFALDIIIGKGPSARSVRLDLSKFTLIGATTRAGLLTSPLRDRFGVLLNLDLYDIESLKEIVERSAKILNVKIDEEGAHEIAKRSRGTPRVANRLLKRVRDYAEVVEDGIITLDVANKALKMLEVDPIGLDSVDRKLIICMIEKFDGGPVGLDTLAASTGEEKTTVEDVYEPFLLQQGFINRTPRGRTVTRAAYEHFNIPYNGER
- a CDS encoding DUF2905 domain-containing protein, which produces MNILIYLITGRDNMGYMGRTLIIIGLILLVLGGILILGQKFGLGKLPGDIFIQKGNFTFFFPIVTCIIISLILTIISNIFRK
- the queA gene encoding tRNA preQ1(34) S-adenosylmethionine ribosyltransferase-isomerase QueA, yielding MKKEDFFYELPEELIAQRPIKNREESRLMILNKNSGNIGHKKFSNIIEYIQPGDCLVLNNTRVIPARLYGSRLGKKEKVEFLLLKRVEGDTWETLVKPGKKARPGDELSFGKDRLFAEVLDINTDGTRVVKLKYDGIFEEILDELGEMPLPPYIKENLEEKERYQTVYSKEKGSAAAPTAGLHFTKDILSTLEAKGVKLVFLTLHVGLGTFRPVKVENIEEHHMHEEYYEVSKEAADIINETKTNGGRIIAVGTTSTRTLEAIADDEGRVLPQSGWTDIFIYPGYKYKVIDGLITNFHLPESTLIMLVSALAGREKILNAYKIAVAEKYRFFSLGDAMFIM